Proteins from one Algicella marina genomic window:
- a CDS encoding phosphate ABC transporter substrate-binding/OmpA family protein, with protein sequence MLKSWKYICTGVLAGLLSSASAQAEEVTLKTIDGTLTLTGDLLDFDGRVYKIQTLIGSLEIDVASVTCEGSGCPAVEEKTEFAIAVGDGVNNALLANLLEEYAFQEEMTAEQRVSGSTGGTSALEMMDDSDEVKVSVSVQQSDTQSALTKLIDGSAAIALTTRPVAGEEISAFTRAGFADPSLPGQETVIALDALVPIVAPGNRTRAISLEELALIASGQIQNWAQLGGQNAPIRMILPREESSTFETFNRLVIDANRARVNGNIERADSEETLADEVARDPNAIGVVSLSARRNAEVVPIRRVCGPLAKATPFAVKAEEYPLTRRVFMYVSGAPVASRITDLIAFAGSGAAQDAIQGVGFIDQGIMAYDIDNQGIRLAAGLLAAPTPAALQQMRDLSLSLVDSQRLSTTFRFTTGSSRLDNKALGDVDRMVEFLNSEEVADKEVLVIGFTDSIGREDLNILLGQSRAEQVRESLITASGGTLTGDRIVAQSFGPLAPIGCNETAEGRTINRRVEIWIRDRV encoded by the coding sequence GTGCTGAAAAGCTGGAAGTATATTTGCACGGGTGTACTCGCGGGACTTTTGTCTTCCGCCTCGGCCCAGGCTGAGGAAGTTACACTCAAGACAATCGACGGAACCCTGACACTTACAGGTGACCTGCTCGATTTCGATGGTCGCGTCTACAAGATCCAGACGCTGATCGGGTCGCTGGAAATCGACGTGGCGTCCGTTACCTGTGAAGGCAGCGGTTGCCCGGCGGTTGAGGAAAAGACCGAATTTGCAATCGCCGTTGGCGATGGCGTAAACAATGCCCTGCTCGCCAACTTGCTGGAAGAATATGCCTTCCAGGAGGAAATGACGGCAGAGCAGCGGGTCTCCGGTTCCACCGGCGGCACGAGCGCATTGGAAATGATGGACGACTCTGACGAAGTGAAAGTCAGCGTTTCGGTTCAGCAGTCCGACACCCAGAGTGCCCTGACCAAGTTGATCGACGGCTCCGCCGCTATCGCCTTGACGACCCGTCCGGTTGCAGGCGAAGAGATCAGCGCCTTCACGCGTGCCGGCTTCGCCGACCCGTCGCTGCCGGGCCAAGAAACGGTTATCGCGCTCGATGCTCTGGTTCCGATCGTTGCACCGGGCAACCGTACGCGCGCAATTTCACTGGAGGAACTGGCCCTTATCGCATCCGGCCAGATCCAGAACTGGGCACAGCTGGGCGGCCAGAATGCGCCGATCCGGATGATACTGCCGCGCGAGGAAAGCTCCACTTTCGAGACTTTCAACCGCCTCGTTATCGACGCCAACCGCGCCCGCGTGAATGGCAACATCGAGCGTGCGGACAGCGAGGAAACACTGGCAGACGAGGTTGCACGTGACCCGAATGCCATCGGCGTGGTCAGCCTCTCGGCGCGCCGGAACGCGGAAGTCGTTCCTATTCGCCGCGTCTGTGGCCCCTTGGCAAAAGCGACGCCTTTCGCTGTAAAAGCTGAGGAATATCCGCTTACTCGTCGTGTGTTCATGTATGTTTCCGGGGCTCCGGTGGCATCGCGGATCACGGATCTGATTGCCTTTGCCGGTTCGGGTGCGGCGCAGGATGCCATCCAGGGTGTTGGTTTCATCGACCAGGGCATCATGGCTTACGACATCGACAACCAGGGTATTCGCCTTGCCGCCGGCCTGCTGGCCGCGCCGACACCGGCCGCCCTGCAGCAGATGCGCGATCTGTCTTTGTCGCTGGTGGACTCGCAGCGTCTCTCCACGACGTTCCGTTTCACCACCGGTTCCTCCCGCCTCGACAACAAGGCGCTGGGCGACGTTGACCGCATGGTCGAGTTCCTCAACAGCGAAGAAGTTGCTGATAAAGAAGTACTTGTCATCGGTTTCACCGATTCCATCGGCCGCGAGGACCTGAACATTCTGCTGGGTCAGAGCCGTGCCGAGCAGGTGCGTGAATCCCTGATCACCGCTTCCGGCGGAACGCTGACGGGTGACCGGATTGTCGCCCAGTCCTTTGGTCCGCTGGCGCCGATCGGCTGCAACGAAACGGCCGAAGGCCGCACGATCAACCGCCGGGTCGAGATCTGGATCCGCGATCGGGTCTGA
- a CDS encoding MBL fold metallo-hydrolase has protein sequence MTLPVSDPWYHATQLSERLWLITEPRVHPIFSANMHLVLGRDGDLLIDSGMGVAPLRPFVDTLRPERDKPLTLLSTHTHVDHIGAAHEFDIRLVHPLEAEALRRPEPYSLNAEEIPERLRRLFLDAGYPPLWPLLVDAVPWKAYDVAAYELKGAEPTRMVEDGDVVDLGDWHAEVLHLPGHSPGQVGLWEAETGTLFGADAIYDGPLIYDGAGMSVADYAATLRRIASLPVTSVHGGHDPSFGKERMDEIVRRYLEIWEGEGATV, from the coding sequence ATGACACTTCCCGTTTCCGATCCGTGGTATCATGCCACGCAATTGAGTGAGAGGCTGTGGCTGATCACCGAGCCGCGCGTCCACCCGATTTTTTCCGCCAACATGCACCTGGTGCTCGGGCGCGACGGCGATCTGCTGATCGACAGTGGCATGGGCGTCGCGCCACTGCGACCGTTCGTCGATACGCTGAGGCCGGAGCGGGACAAGCCGCTGACGCTGCTGTCCACGCACACGCATGTGGATCACATCGGGGCGGCGCATGAGTTCGACATCCGGCTGGTGCATCCGCTGGAGGCCGAGGCGTTGCGCAGGCCGGAACCCTACAGCCTGAACGCAGAGGAGATTCCGGAGCGGTTGCGCCGGCTGTTCCTTGATGCCGGGTATCCTCCGCTTTGGCCGCTGCTGGTCGATGCGGTCCCGTGGAAGGCATACGACGTCGCCGCATATGAGTTGAAAGGCGCCGAGCCGACGCGGATGGTGGAAGACGGCGATGTCGTCGATCTTGGCGACTGGCATGCGGAAGTGCTGCACCTGCCGGGACACTCTCCGGGACAGGTCGGGCTGTGGGAGGCGGAGACGGGCACGCTGTTCGGAGCGGATGCGATCTATGACGGGCCGCTGATCTATGACGGTGCGGGGATGAGCGTGGCGGACTACGCGGCGACGCTTCGCAGGATTGCCTCCCTGCCGGTGACCAGCGTTCACGGAGGGCATGATCCAAGTTTCGGCAAGGAGCGGATGGACGAGATCGTGCGGCGGTATCTGGAGATCTGGGAGGGCGAGGGCGCGACCGTCTAG
- a CDS encoding cysteine hydrolase family protein has translation MPRQPTLVGNTVLLVIDIQKSAFMDVKAGIPVMPGYADNMRRARRVVDAAHAAGLPVIFIQEIHRRDMVDYGRELDGSEGIHCMEGEPGTPVAKEEMGMRPTDYYLPKRRYSAFFGTEMEILLKGLKAETLVMVGGMTDVCVHYTFADAHQHDYYCRVVSDSVGGTSPETHEASLNAMEYLQEGANQTTEEIVTAISAHRAAAA, from the coding sequence ATGCCACGTCAACCCACCCTTGTCGGCAACACCGTCCTTCTGGTGATCGACATCCAGAAATCAGCCTTCATGGACGTGAAGGCCGGCATCCCCGTCATGCCGGGCTACGCCGACAACATGCGCCGCGCCCGAAGGGTGGTGGATGCCGCCCATGCAGCCGGGCTTCCGGTGATCTTCATTCAGGAAATCCACCGCCGCGACATGGTGGATTATGGCCGCGAACTCGACGGCTCCGAGGGCATCCATTGCATGGAGGGTGAGCCCGGAACGCCCGTGGCAAAGGAAGAAATGGGCATGCGCCCGACGGACTATTACTTGCCGAAGCGTCGCTACTCCGCCTTCTTCGGCACTGAGATGGAAATCCTGCTGAAGGGGCTGAAGGCCGAAACCCTCGTCATGGTCGGGGGCATGACGGATGTCTGCGTCCACTACACTTTTGCCGACGCCCACCAGCACGATTACTATTGCCGCGTCGTGTCCGACAGCGTCGGTGGCACCTCGCCGGAGACGCACGAAGCCTCGCTCAACGCGATGGAATACCTGCAGGAGGGCGCGAACCAGACAACGGAGGAGATCGTTACCGCCATCTCCGCCCATCGCGCCGCCGCCGCGTGA
- a CDS encoding ABC transporter permease: MKRALAPAFMALSAIMLALPIIVVSGAALNGGRTMLFPPQDPTLARFAEFFITEPVWRVALWNSLIIAFGSAALAVLIAWPVAYLLWAKGSRLSKTLAALGSLPFALPPIVFGVGLGFFWSFAGVLGALPVAIVSHAALFMALPLVTISIGLQSIERAHLDAAATMGATEAVAFRTIILPQTLPYTASGFFFALVLSFNEFIVMFFVSASAYSTVTLQIFNSLRNGYTPTMAVAAITFIAVSIIVFSAVARWGDLPRLMGADETRS, encoded by the coding sequence ATGAAGCGCGCGCTCGCCCCCGCCTTCATGGCCCTCTCCGCCATCATGCTGGCCCTGCCCATCATCGTCGTCTCCGGCGCAGCACTGAACGGCGGCCGCACGATGCTGTTCCCTCCGCAGGATCCGACACTTGCCCGCTTTGCCGAGTTCTTCATAACCGAGCCGGTCTGGCGCGTGGCCCTGTGGAATTCGCTCATCATCGCCTTCGGCTCCGCCGCCCTCGCCGTTCTCATCGCCTGGCCCGTCGCCTACCTACTCTGGGCAAAGGGTTCGCGCCTCTCCAAAACCCTCGCAGCCCTTGGCTCGCTGCCCTTCGCGCTGCCGCCAATCGTCTTCGGCGTCGGTCTCGGCTTTTTCTGGAGCTTCGCGGGCGTTCTCGGCGCGCTCCCGGTTGCCATCGTCAGCCACGCCGCACTCTTCATGGCGCTGCCGCTCGTCACCATCTCCATCGGCCTGCAATCCATCGAGCGCGCGCATCTCGACGCCGCCGCTACCATGGGCGCCACCGAAGCCGTGGCCTTCCGCACCATCATCCTGCCGCAGACACTGCCCTACACCGCCTCCGGCTTCTTCTTCGCGCTGGTGCTGTCGTTCAACGAGTTCATAGTCATGTTCTTCGTGTCGGCCTCCGCCTATTCCACCGTCACGCTGCAAATCTTCAACTCGCTGCGCAACGGCTATACGCCGACGATGGCCGTTGCCGCCATTACCTTCATCGCCGTATCCATCATCGTCTTTTCCGCCGTCGCCCGCTGGGGCGACCTGCCCCGCCTTATGGGTGCGGATGAGACCAGAAGCTGA
- a CDS encoding ABC transporter permease, with product MSHSESLTLPAAPPSPAFNPARLLPALLTALILLLCVTPFLLVIAIAFGQKIEGAGWEWAFTFANFQRFFVGAGWPEDVTYLYLQRLWYSLYYAVIASLLAVLTAFPFTLCLTRLSRRAQSRWLVFILASLSLSEVFVVMGWDVLFSNRSGLPMVFRETGLTDWLKANGLFDLLREWGLASPRNVKFKTSAFATVMCMAYLVWPYAVILLYPALSRLDQSQIEAARTMGATPRQVLTTVILPAVRLPLTGAVLLLFVFLLGTYVAVTVFAEPAKQTTAISVYESVRGSTLNAPFGAAQAVILLVTAATFLGLGQLLMLRGRP from the coding sequence ATGAGCCATAGCGAATCCCTTACCCTGCCGGCGGCACCGCCAAGCCCCGCTTTCAACCCGGCGCGGTTGCTGCCGGCGCTGCTGACAGCCCTGATTCTCCTGCTCTGCGTCACCCCGTTCCTGCTGGTCATCGCCATCGCCTTCGGTCAGAAGATCGAGGGCGCCGGCTGGGAATGGGCGTTCACCTTCGCCAACTTCCAGCGTTTCTTCGTCGGCGCCGGCTGGCCCGAGGATGTCACCTACCTCTACCTCCAGCGCCTTTGGTACTCGCTCTACTACGCCGTCATCGCCTCGTTGCTGGCGGTGCTCACCGCCTTTCCCTTCACACTCTGCCTCACCCGCCTGTCCCGACGGGCGCAGAGCCGCTGGCTGGTGTTCATACTCGCCTCCCTGTCACTGTCGGAGGTCTTCGTCGTCATGGGCTGGGATGTGCTCTTTTCCAACCGCTCCGGCCTGCCGATGGTCTTCAGGGAAACCGGCCTGACGGACTGGCTGAAAGCCAACGGCCTTTTCGACCTGCTCCGCGAATGGGGCCTCGCCTCGCCCCGCAACGTCAAGTTCAAGACCTCCGCCTTCGCCACGGTCATGTGCATGGCCTACCTCGTCTGGCCATACGCCGTCATCCTGCTCTATCCCGCCCTCTCCCGGCTCGATCAGAGCCAGATCGAAGCCGCCCGAACCATGGGCGCCACCCCACGCCAGGTGCTCACGACCGTCATCCTCCCCGCCGTGCGCCTGCCGCTCACCGGCGCGGTGCTGCTGCTGTTCGTGTTCCTGCTCGGCACATATGTCGCCGTCACCGTCTTCGCCGAACCCGCGAAACAGACCACCGCGATCTCCGTCTACGAGAGCGTCCGCGGCTCCACCCTCAACGCCCCGTTCGGCGCCGCGCAGGCCGTCATCCTGCTGGTCACCGCCGCGACCTTCCTGGGCCTCGGGCAATTGCTGATGCTGCGGGGCAGGCCATGA
- a CDS encoding ABC transporter ATP-binding protein, producing MADLVLQNIGKDYGSARAVGSANLTFREGELAALLGPSGCGKTTLLRMIAGLEEPSRGMITLGGRNITNLPAHKRKFGMVFQNFALFPHLDVSENVAYALTIAGVAKAEAAERAHRLLDLVQLQPFASRRIGELSGGQRQRVAIARALAQEPDIFLLDEPMSALDAKLREEMQVELRLLQQRLGITTIVVTHDQREAMTMADTIVVMSRGSVEQVGPPQTIYHRPANAFVADFIGRANFFDGVVENGTVRIGPRNLSVSPAASFIDGAAVRVACRPEKACLDESDSATNRLPARITFVRDLGPVRDIHLETDIGPIIVEYAIGESARPFAVGDSIDLILPPEALQVFPEEAAA from the coding sequence ATGGCGGACCTCGTTCTTCAGAACATCGGCAAGGATTATGGCAGCGCCCGCGCTGTCGGTTCCGCCAACCTCACCTTCCGGGAGGGCGAGCTTGCCGCCCTTCTCGGCCCTTCCGGCTGCGGCAAGACCACACTCCTGCGCATGATCGCCGGGCTGGAGGAACCTTCCCGCGGCATGATCACCCTCGGGGGTCGCAACATCACCAACCTGCCCGCGCACAAGCGCAAGTTCGGCATGGTCTTCCAGAATTTCGCGCTCTTTCCGCATCTCGACGTCTCAGAAAATGTCGCTTACGCCCTCACCATCGCTGGAGTTGCCAAGGCCGAGGCAGCGGAACGCGCCCATCGCCTCCTCGATCTCGTCCAGCTCCAGCCTTTCGCCAGCCGGCGCATCGGTGAGTTGTCCGGCGGCCAGCGCCAACGCGTCGCCATTGCCCGCGCCCTCGCGCAGGAACCGGATATCTTCCTCCTGGACGAGCCGATGTCCGCTCTTGATGCCAAGTTGCGAGAGGAAATGCAGGTAGAACTGCGCCTTCTCCAGCAGCGTCTGGGCATCACCACCATCGTCGTAACCCATGATCAGCGCGAGGCGATGACAATGGCCGACACCATCGTCGTCATGTCCCGCGGCAGCGTGGAACAGGTCGGCCCGCCGCAAACAATCTATCACCGGCCCGCCAATGCATTCGTCGCGGATTTCATCGGCCGCGCCAATTTTTTCGACGGCGTGGTGGAGAACGGCACGGTGCGCATCGGCCCCCGCAACCTCTCAGTCAGCCCCGCCGCCAGCTTTATCGACGGCGCCGCCGTTCGCGTCGCCTGCCGCCCGGAAAAGGCCTGCCTCGATGAAAGCGACAGCGCCACCAACCGCCTGCCCGCACGCATCACCTTCGTGCGGGATCTGGGCCCGGTGCGCGATATCCACCTCGAAACCGATATCGGTCCGATCATCGTCGAATACGCCATCGGGGAATCGGCCCGCCCCTTCGCCGTCGGCGACAGCATCGACCTCATCCTGCCGCCCGAAGCCTTGCAGGTCTTCCCCGAGGAGGCAGCAGCATGA
- a CDS encoding ABC transporter substrate-binding protein, producing MSNLSRRTLLKNTAGLAAASAVIGTPLIAQDRTLKIGSYGGYFENSFKEHVYPAFTEATGIAVESVTQPNSSDWLVTMQQATAAGSVPADLSLYARDTMIKASRLGGMLAKLDMSAIPAAEGLDSYFVFEDGTGPIGVGAMSWFTAMVINPDEVGPPASWAEFWDSEKYEASLGISKLYNSHFLDIVAATFFEGEATFATDEGIIALIEKAAELKPNVALWWSAESQMEQSMKNADVIGGLYYLDVSNLMAADGFPIQAVFPKEGNPQDYGSWCLSALSDKGAEAAEFINFSSDPAIQALMSRKIGTAPLLEQSKTDLTDEEFAFVSGTPSIKPAYEAYLDKETFMKEAWDKMLAGA from the coding sequence GTGTCCAACCTCAGCAGAAGAACCCTCCTGAAGAACACGGCCGGCCTTGCCGCAGCCTCCGCCGTCATTGGCACGCCACTCATCGCGCAGGACCGCACGCTGAAAATCGGTTCCTATGGCGGCTATTTCGAAAACAGCTTCAAGGAACATGTCTATCCCGCCTTCACCGAAGCCACCGGCATCGCTGTCGAAAGCGTCACACAGCCCAACTCCTCCGACTGGCTGGTAACCATGCAGCAGGCCACCGCCGCCGGCTCCGTACCCGCCGACCTGTCGCTCTATGCCCGCGACACGATGATCAAGGCCAGCCGTCTCGGCGGCATGCTCGCAAAACTCGACATGTCCGCCATTCCCGCCGCCGAGGGTCTGGACAGCTACTTCGTCTTCGAGGACGGCACAGGTCCTATCGGCGTCGGCGCTATGTCATGGTTCACCGCCATGGTCATCAACCCCGACGAGGTGGGGCCTCCCGCCTCATGGGCCGAATTCTGGGATTCGGAAAAATACGAAGCCTCGCTCGGCATTTCCAAGCTTTACAACTCCCACTTCCTCGACATCGTCGCCGCCACGTTCTTCGAAGGCGAAGCCACCTTCGCCACCGACGAGGGCATCATTGCCCTGATCGAGAAGGCCGCCGAACTGAAGCCCAACGTCGCGCTCTGGTGGTCGGCGGAAAGCCAGATGGAACAGTCGATGAAGAACGCCGACGTCATCGGCGGCCTCTATTATCTCGACGTCTCCAACCTCATGGCCGCCGACGGCTTCCCGATCCAGGCCGTCTTCCCGAAAGAAGGGAACCCGCAGGATTACGGCTCCTGGTGCCTGTCAGCCCTGTCGGACAAGGGCGCGGAAGCCGCCGAATTCATCAACTTCTCCTCCGATCCCGCCATACAGGCGCTGATGTCGCGCAAGATCGGCACAGCTCCGCTGCTGGAGCAGTCGAAGACGGACCTGACAGACGAGGAGTTTGCCTTCGTCTCCGGCACGCCTTCCATCAAACCCGCCTACGAGGCCTATCTCGACAAGGAAACCTTCATGAAAGAGGCGTGGGACAAGATGCTCGCCGGGGCGTGA
- a CDS encoding isopenicillin N synthase family dioxygenase, with amino-acid sequence MTETAADQKALTVEDATLPVIDLSGLFGGGADDRAAVAAALGEAARTSGFFYITGHGIPQAQIDALLAASRQFHEMPRRFKMKYWSGFTTHHRGYVPFEENGGDFPKSINFNEAWDMSFEAPADHPDYLAGWRMTGPNIWPDIPGWKETVSGYYDAVFGLGMKMLEALALELDVDPEELTRQISAPTSQLRLLRYVENDMPATKDVVGIGAHSDFECFTILLQGGPGLQVLSTEDVWIEAPPLLGCFIVNIGDIFETWSGGQFKSTQHRVANIGRERYSVPLFFGLDYHAVVEPLAKFRTPEVVAKYPPMKAGEHLMRMSISAFRYMADAKAKGELVPDYEVPEENPFKREAKQTAAE; translated from the coding sequence ATGACCGAGACCGCCGCAGACCAGAAAGCGTTGACGGTAGAGGATGCTACGCTGCCGGTGATCGACCTGTCGGGCCTGTTCGGCGGCGGGGCGGACGACAGGGCGGCGGTGGCCGCGGCACTGGGCGAGGCGGCGCGGACTTCCGGCTTCTTCTACATCACCGGACACGGTATCCCGCAGGCGCAGATCGACGCGCTGCTGGCGGCGTCGCGGCAATTTCACGAAATGCCGCGCCGCTTCAAGATGAAATACTGGTCGGGGTTCACCACCCATCACCGGGGTTATGTGCCGTTCGAGGAGAACGGCGGGGATTTTCCAAAGTCGATCAACTTCAACGAGGCGTGGGACATGTCGTTCGAGGCACCGGCGGACCACCCGGACTACCTGGCCGGCTGGCGGATGACGGGGCCAAACATCTGGCCCGACATTCCCGGCTGGAAGGAGACGGTTAGCGGTTATTACGACGCGGTGTTCGGGCTGGGGATGAAGATGCTGGAGGCGCTGGCGCTGGAGCTTGACGTTGATCCGGAGGAACTGACGCGCCAGATCAGTGCCCCGACTTCGCAATTGCGGCTGCTGCGCTATGTCGAGAACGACATGCCGGCAACCAAGGACGTGGTGGGCATCGGCGCGCATTCGGATTTCGAGTGCTTCACCATTCTGCTGCAGGGCGGGCCGGGGTTGCAGGTGCTGAGCACGGAGGATGTGTGGATCGAGGCGCCGCCGCTGCTGGGATGCTTCATCGTCAATATCGGGGACATCTTCGAGACGTGGTCGGGCGGGCAGTTCAAGTCCACCCAGCATCGGGTGGCGAATATCGGGCGGGAGCGGTATTCCGTGCCGCTTTTCTTCGGGCTGGACTACCATGCGGTGGTCGAGCCGCTGGCGAAGTTCCGCACGCCGGAGGTGGTGGCGAAATACCCGCCCATGAAGGCGGGTGAGCACCTGATGCGGATGTCGATTTCCGCGTTCCGCTACATGGCCGACGCGAAGGCGAAGGGCGAACTGGTGCCCGACTACGAAGTGCCCGAGGAGAACCCGTTCAAGCGCGAGGCGAAGCAGACGGCGGCGGAGTGA